A section of the Massilibacterium senegalense genome encodes:
- a CDS encoding DUF779 domain-containing protein — protein MKRKNGPLMFQQSCCCRDRSGTMCDSKGDFTTPSRPFPKKE, from the coding sequence ATTAAAAGAAAAAACGGTCCACTTATGTTCCAACAATCGTGTTGCTGTCGTGATAGAAGCGGTACAATGTGTGATTCAAAAGGAGACTTCACTACACCATCACGACCATTTCCAAAAAAAGAATAG